One genomic window of Enoplosus armatus isolate fEnoArm2 chromosome 19, fEnoArm2.hap1, whole genome shotgun sequence includes the following:
- the batf3 gene encoding basic leucine zipper transcriptional factor ATF-like 3 encodes MSDCDSSCHHQKNSNNNRPCGGWEGSGDGGRRLKRREKNRVAAQKSRKRQTQRADILHEACELLEQRNRELRREVDSLSEEQRLLAEALRTHEPFCPIMHCSFASSTSCSLQPETVAARSV; translated from the exons ATGTCAGACTGTGATTCCTCCTGCCATCATCAGAAGAACAGCAACAATAACCGCCCCTGTGGAGGGTGGGAG ggttcAGGGGATGGAGGCAGGAggctgaagaggagagagaagaacagagTTGCAGCCCAGAAGAGCCggaagagacaaacacagagagctgACATTCtgcatgag gCCTGTGAGCTGCTGGAGCAGAGGAACAgggagctgaggagagag GTGGATTCTCTGTCTGAGGAGCAGCGTCTTCTGGCCGAGGCTCTCAGGACCCATGAGCCCTTCTGTCCCATCATGCATTGCTCCTTtgcctcctccacttcctgcagcctgcagccgGAAACCGTGGCAGCCCGCTCTGTCTGA